cttctggctttttctatatatgtggagttagaggaattgaacccaaggtttcatgtatatgaggcaagcactctaccacgaggccatattcccagcccctcatggttGCTTTCAAAGTTCTGAATgaaaccaggcattggtggctcacacctgtaatcctagcaactcaggaggctgagatctgaggatcaccctttgaagccagctggggcataaaagttaatgagactcatTCTCAGTGAAtcatcagaaaccagaagtggcgctgcagctcaaagtggtagagggccagccctgagcacaaaagctcagggacagtacccagaccctgagttcaagccccataaccaccaccaccaacaataaaatCTGAATGAACAAGTGATTTAGATAAGAAGTCACCTGTGTGACAATCAAGCCCTCTGCCAGTTAAGTTAATAAAGATACATCACAtctcttcaaaacaaaacaaaattccagaACTGAACAATGAAAGAcaactggaccttgaactcagggcctgggtgcttttttttttttttttttttttttgcaatatacataaaaaggttttattttgcagggaaacaggaatTTAATTAATCAAACAGGCCAAATCCCATGTCATCATCTGACTCCTCGgattcttccttcttctcatctttcttctcttctgcagCCGGAGCAGAACCAGCAGCAGGAGCTGCAGAGCCAGGTGCAGCAGAAGCAACTACAGCCCCACCAGCAGGCATACTGGCAAGCTTGCCAACACCTTGGGCGATGACATCTTCAATGTTCTTCCCATTCAGCTCACTGATTACCTTGTTCAGCCGGTCATCGTCCGCCTCGATGCCCACGCTGTCCAGGATCTTCTTAATGTCTTTGGCGCTAGGGGAAGAGTTGCCCCCGAGGgcggccagaaggtgggaggcgACGTAGCGCATGTTGGCGGCGACCGGCAGGCCTCGAGCGTGCGACCTCGGCAGCGCCAGGAAGCGAAAGCCTGGGTGCTTATTGTCCTTTTTCTAGGCTGTCCTAAAGTGAGCTGCCGCCAAAGTGATTCCCAAGTCTTGAGGATTGGTGAGACCTCAAATACACCCCTcaattttcctccctctttccttttccccatcccccttcctcattttgcagtattggggattgaaccaaggGTCTTGTGCTCTACTGTTTGATCCATGCCCCTGGTTCTCTTGCTTTTAGTGTGTTACTCAGATAGGGACTTATGCTTTTGACCGGGTTGGGCCTCTGATGGTAATCCTCCCTCGGCCTCCACATCTGGCTGCCTtggacttcttctttttttctttctttttttttttttttttgccagtcctgggccttgaactcagggcctgagcactgtccctggcttctctttgctcaaagctatcactctgccacttgagccacagcaccacttctggccattttctatatatgtggtgctgaggaatcgaacctagggcttcatgtatacaaggcaagcactcttgccactaggccatattcccagccctgccttggaCTTCTTATCATCTTTGCATGGCCCTTGGTGGCTGGAGGGAACGCCTCCTGAAGCTCCTTCTGACCCCTGATTCTGCTGCTGTGTCTTACAGAATGGGGACCACACGGTGACCTGGCCAGGGGACCTGGTCatctccctcctcagcctccctccttcGCACTGAGCCTCTCCCTTCCACCAGCTGATTGCTAAAAATGGCTTTGTACAGCTGTGATGCTAGGGGGAAAGACAGACAGCCTTTGTCAGTGGAAGGGGAAAGACactgccaagtgccagtggctcacacctgtgatcctggagacacaagaggctgagatttgagcactgaggctcaaagttaGCTTGGCAGTTAAGTCGAAGAGACTGTTATCACCAAAGAACCAGACACACAAGCCAGCAGGGGAaggaggcctggctcctggcaAAGCATGATTAGTCTTGGGTGGTAAAGCCAAGTAatagcacagggccctgagttcaagccccagtggtggCACCAAAAAAGCTCCAAAAGAATAGCTTCCAAAAGCATCAGAGCACCACAGTAAACATTAAAGTAACACATGAGTCTATAAAACAGGAAGACGGCAGTGCCTGCCGTCTTCGTTCAACTCAGCCGTGTCCCCGGAGATAATGGCTGGGAGCCGCGCTGGGCTCAGCCTCCCTGAATTCTTTTCCAAAATGCAATTTAGACTAATGGAGTTTTTGTACCCA
This genomic stretch from Perognathus longimembris pacificus isolate PPM17 chromosome 23, ASM2315922v1, whole genome shotgun sequence harbors:
- the LOC125340573 gene encoding 60S acidic ribosomal protein P2-like produces the protein MRYVASHLLAALGGNSSPSAKDIKKILDSVGIEADDDRLNKVISELNGKNIEDVIAQGVGKLASMPAGGAVVASAAPGSAAPAAGSAPAAEEKKDEKKEESEESDDDMGFGLFD